The nucleotide window AGTGTGTGACCCGAGCAGAGCGAGGTGGgctcctggggaggaggggctggcctGGGAATGGGGGTTACTGTGGGCTTTCACTGGGGAGCAGCAGTAGCCCAGCTGTTTCTTTCCAgctgcccctgccctccctccccgaAATAATGACCCAAGGAGGGAGCCTCCTCACCAGGAGACAACCCACAGCCTGACTCCCGGTGTGTTTCAGTTCCTGTTGAAATGGATGACTTGGAGTCAGAGTTTAATCTGAAAGttgtcctgctcagtttcaagcAGTGTCTCAACGAGAAGGAAGAGGTGCTGTTGGACCACTACCTCGCCAGCTGGAGGGGGCTGGTCAGGTGCGTGCGAGGGCCTTTCCTGGCCACGTGTCCCACTGCGTCCCGCTGGCCCTCGTAGGCACCTGCCGGCCCGGTGCCGGTCGGCTGTCCTCACTCGCGGCCCAGAAGGTGGGGGTGCTCTCCCCCGCACCCCAGCTGAGCGCCCGCCTCCCTCGCGCAGGTTCCTGAACGGCCTGGGCACCATCTTCTCGTTCATCTCCAAGGATGTGGTGGCGAAGCTGCAGATCATGGAGCAGCTGTGCGGGGGCCCCCAGCAGGAGCACTATAGCACCCTGCAGGCCATGGTGGCCTACGAAGTGGGCAGCCAGCTGGTGGACCTGGAGAGGCGCTCCCGCCACCCCGACTCGGGCTGCCGCACGGTGCTGCGGCTGCACCGCGCCCTGCACTGGCTGCAGCTCTTCCTGGAGAGCATCCGCACCAGCCCTGAGGACGCGCGCACTGCCGCGCTCTGCACTGACTCTTACAATGCCTCGCTGGCCGCCTACCACCCTTGGATCATCCGCCGCGCCGTTACCGTGGCCTTCTGTGCACTGCCCACACGCAAGGTCTTCCTGGAGACCATGAACGTGGGGTCCCCCGAGCAGGCCGTGGAGATGCTGGGCGAGGCCCTGCCCTTCATCGAACGCGTCTACGACATCTCCCAGAGGCTGTACGCCGAGCACGCCCTGCTGGACCTACCCTAGGGGCTGGCGGGCCCAGGTGGGGTGGGCTTCCCCTAATCCAGAGCTGGGTGGGGGCAGCCGGGACCTATCAGTCCCACCGTGGAACTTTCTGGGTCCCCCTGTGAGCTGAGCTCGTCGGGAGCCATTCAGAGCATCCAGCCGCTGCAGACAGGCTTCACGGAGAAGGCAGACGCTGGCCGTCTGCTCCACGCCCGGCCTCTCCTTTGCCTGGGCATCTCATCTTTACCCTCAGCTAAGGTACACTCATGTCCAGTCAGGCCTTTCCCGGGTGGATGAAGTGCAGGAAGCAGTCAGTGGGGGTCAGGATTAGTGTTCATGGAAAAGCTGCCCCTGCCGGGGAGTCGTGGGGCGCAGGACGCAGTGTCTGCCCAGCTGGGCTGCCTTGGGCCCCTCTGTAACGGCTGGCTGTCCCCAGGACAGGGAGAAAGTCCTGGGCAGGGGTCAGCACTGCAGGCTTTCCCCCCGCCCCTCGCCTCCTCAGCCAGGGGCCCACGTGTCCTCAGCAGTGACAGCAGGACCTGAAGCCCCGAGGGAAGGACTGCCCTGCTGCCACCGCCCTGCACACGTGTCAGCCGCTGCCTGTGGCCTAGAGTCTGCATAGCACAGCCTGAGAACCCCCAGGATCCCAGGACTCCTCTGGGCCAGTGCTGGCTTCTCCCTCTCCAGCATCCAGCGAGATGCTGTGctccctcttccctgcccctTACTGCTCCATCCCCGTGGAGCTCAGGAGTCCCAGGATGACATAGCACAAGGGAGGGGGCCTCGACCGCTTTGCCTCAGTGACAGGCTGGCAGGTGGCCACACCCATCCCAGCCATCACCCAGTGCTTGGGGGCCTGGCCCCACCCACTGCCTCTTCACTGTGAGGCCAGGACCTCAGGTGCCAAGGGGACATTATTCACCGTGCAGCAAACGTACATAAGTGCAAGCTTTCAGGTACCCTTAGAAGCTGTAATACGGGTGATggcttttccaaaataaataaactgcactTAGCAGAACTGCTGCTCTCCAGGACAGGGGTGTCGGGTGTGCCAGGTACCTGCTCCCAGGCAGTCAGGGCTGTGTCAACCACAGGGACGTGAGGTATGCCCCGGCCAGTGCTGGGGTCCTGCCCATCTCTGTGCAAGCTTTAGCCCTGCTGAACCCCATCTGTTGCCAAGGTCCACATTATCCCCACTTTAGAGGTgaaaaaactgagtcacagaatCACCTAAGTGGCTGAGTTGGAAACGCAGGTCTGAGGCCAGCCACACACCGTGTAGAGAGAAGAAAATTTGCCTGGACTGCAGCCAGTGGAGGGGGGTGCTCACGCCATGGCAGTGGCCTGGACAGAAGGAGGATGCCTGTCAGGGAGGGTCCTCTCAGACGCTGCCCCAAAGCCAGCACTGAATAGCAGTGCCCAACACAAGCCACCTCCAAGTCCCCACACCCAGCGGGGACCAGAGCCTGGTGTGCCTGCAAAGGCCAGTGACTGGGGGAACAGCCTGGGATTCCCCTGGGCCAGACAGTGAGGGCtgcacgtgtgtgcacgtgtgcatgcaATGGTGCAGGTGCAGGCCCTGTGCATGCGTGTAGCGTGTGTGCTGTGCCATGTGTGCGTGCCCCACAGGGCAGTGGAGACAGGCAAGGACTGGATCCCTAGACCACGTCCCATAAATGTCTGCCGGGCCCCACCGCCATACCCCAAGGCCATCGCTAGCCTCCCCCAGCTCCTCTGGGTGCCTGCAGCCTGGTGTCAGTGAGGCCCCCAGCCCCAGACTGGGGGAGACGGGTCCTCAGGCACCCAGAGGCTAAGCGGGAGCTGCTGGCCTGGCCCCCAGGCCCCCGGCACACCCTGGGGCTGACCTGGCTGCAGCAGCCCGCTTGGTTACAGCATTTCCTCCCTCGCTTGCATGCCGCTCCTCGGGCCCAGCTGTGAGCCTGGCCCGTGCAGGCAGGGCCCAGGCCGGTGTGAGCACGGCCAGCCACAGGGCCCCGCAGCTTCTAGGCCTTAGACCCTCAAGGTGCACTGTCCCCAGGCAGGCCGAGAGCCCACGGCCTCCCCCTCGGGACCCTCCCCACCCTAGCCACGGGGTGGGAGTGGGCCATCTGGCCATCCACTGtcctcctggctggcctgcagggctGTGGGACGCACCCCCCCAGGCTGCCCCTGGGCCTGCCAAGGGAGCCACCCCTGCAGTCTCCCACCCCGACTGCCGACAGTGCCtccccagggctggagggagTGTTTCTGTGCCCACTCCCTGGGGCATTGGCACCTCCAAGCCTGTCTCACAGGCAGCCGGAGAATCCAGGCCCCTCTGGCAGACGGGTACAGGGTGACCCCTCTCCAGGAAtaggtgggtgccaggggcttgGGCACAGGCAGGTAGCAAGGTCACAGTCAGCGGCTGCCCAAAGCCTGCCTGCCCGGGTCACTGTCAGCCAGAGACCCTAGTGGTGGCATCAGGATGAATCCAATGTGAGCACACCTGTGGGGCCCAGGAGATGGAGGACATCTCCAGGGCCCCGAGCTGGCAGGTGAGGACAGGCAAGCGCTTTGCTAAACAAATCTTCTGCCCCTCCACGCCCCGACTCCCCATATCTGGCGCCCCGGTCAGTCTGCCCACTTGCCGTCCCTGCTGGAAGCTGCCACCTGCCATGCCAGGCCTGGCTCTCCTGGGCCTCGTGGCTGTCCTGGGCGTCAGGGCAGGGGCCCCGCTGTGCCTGTCCCGGCAGCTCAGCTGGCCAGGGGACTACGTGCTGGGGGGCTCTGCCCCCCTGGGCTCAGCTGAGGATGCTCTCGTCCCCTGGGCTGCTCTGGGCGCTGGCCACGACGATGGCCATGGAGGAGGTCAACAGCGGGTCCACCCTGATCCCCGGGGCTGCGCCTGGGCTACAACTTCTTCAACACGTGCTGGGAGCCTGTGGTCGCCGCGAAGCCCAGCTTGGTGTTCATGGCCAAGGCCGGTAGCTGCAGCGTCGCCGCCTACTGCGATTATATGCAGTACCAGCCCCACGTGCTGGCCGTCATCGGGCCCCACTCCTTCGAGGTCGCCCTGGTCACCAGCTTCTTCCTCATGCCGCACGTGCACCCCCCAGCCCGCGTCCCCCCCTCCTGCCCGCCTCGGGAGCCCCTGCGTCAGGAGCTGCCTTGGACCCGCAGGTCAGCTACGGCGCCAGCACAGACTGGCTGAGCAGCCGCGAGACGTTCCCGTCCTTCCTCCACACGGTGCCCAGCGACCGCGTGCAGGTGGCGGCCGTGGTGGAGCTGCTGCGGGAGCTGCACTGGAGCTGGGTGGCCGCCGTGGGCAGCGAAGACGAGTACAGCTGGCAGGGCCTGTGCCTCTTCTCTGGCCTGGACGACGCCAAGGGCACTTGAATCGCGCGCGAGGGCTGGGTGCCACTGCCCAGAGCCGGCAGCCCGCGGCTGGGCTCCGTGCAGGGCCTGCCACGCCGGGTGAACCAGAGCAGCGTGCAGGTGGTGAGGTGTTCTCCTCTGCCCGCACTGCCCGCACCCTCTTCAGCTACAGCATCCGCTACAGGCTCTCGCCCAAGATGTGGGTGGCCAGCGAGGCCTGGCTGCCCTCAAACCTGGTCATGACGCTGCCCAGCATGGACCGGGTGGGTACCGTGCTCGGCGTCCCGCGTCAGGGCGCCCAGATGCCCGAGTTCCCGTCCTACGTGCAGACGTGCCTGGCCCTGGCCGCGGACCCCGCCTACTGCGCCTCGCTGGACGCAGGGCAGCCAGGCCTGGAGGAGCACGTGGTGGGGCCATGCTGCCCTCAGTGTGACTGCATCACCCTGGAGAACGTGACTGACGGGCTGCTGCACCGCCAGAACTTTGCGCCTTCGCAGCTGTGTACGGCGTGGCCCAGGTGCTCCACAACACGCTGCTCTGCGACACCTCGGGCTGCCCTGTGCGGGAGCCCATGCGGCCCTGGCAGGTGAGGGCACGGGAGCTGTGCCACCAGTGCCACCAGGGAGGAGGGACAGTGGGagcaggtctgggctgggggggctgggggggctcCCCGCCCCCCCGTCCCCCCCCCGGCCAGCACCCGGAGAACACGCACAACCTGAGCCTGCGGTTTGACACCAGCGGGAACGTGGACGTGAATCATGACCGGAAGCTGTGGGTACGGTGGGACCGGACGCCCACACTGCGTACCGtgggcaccttcaatggcagcCTGCAGCTCTGGCACTCCCAGGTGAGGTGGCACACGCAGGGAAACCAGGTGAGCGCCAGCCCTGCCTGAGGGAGCGGGGCGGCCCCCAGGGCTCAGGCAGCTGCAGCCAGCCGTGCGGAGCCTGAGCCCCGGGGCCCGTGCCAGGAGCCCGTGCCCGGAGCCCGTGCCCCAGTGCTCACGGCAGTGCAAGGAGGGCCAGGTGCCCCGCGTTAAGGGCTTCCACTCCTGCTGTTACGACGGTACCGACTGCAAAGCAGGCAGCTACCAGCGCAACCGAGGTGAGCCCTCCGAGAGCCGTGGCAGGGGCGAGGCTGGGGGAAGCCGACGGCCCCCAGcacccccctctcctccccctgccctctgcaGCAAGTGTGACCAGGACCACAGGTCCCCGGACTGGAGCACCGGTGCCTCCCCCGCCGGCCCAAGTTCCTGGGGCTGCTTCTGCTCTGGCCCtggctctgggcctggtgctggcaGCCCTGGGACTCTTCATCTGGCGCCGGCACAGCCCATGGTTCGGGCCTCGGGTGGGGGGCCACAGGCCTGCTCTGCCTGGGCCTCGTCTGCCTCAGCGTTCTCCTGTTTCCCGgctggcccagccctgccagcTGCCTGGCCCAGCCGCCGCTGCACCACCTCCTGC belongs to Pseudorca crassidens isolate mPseCra1 chromosome 2, mPseCra1.hap1, whole genome shotgun sequence and includes:
- the CPTP gene encoding ceramide-1-phosphate transfer protein; this encodes MDDLESEFNLKVVLLSFKQCLNEKEEVLLDHYLASWRGLVRFLNGLGTIFSFISKDVVAKLQIMEQLCGGPQQEHYSTLQAMVAYEVGSQLVDLERRSRHPDSGCRTVLRLHRALHWLQLFLESIRTSPEDARTAALCTDSYNASLAAYHPWIIRRAVTVAFCALPTRKVFLETMNVGSPEQAVEMLGEALPFIERVYDISQRLYAEHALLDLP
- the TAS1R3 gene encoding LOW QUALITY PROTEIN: taste receptor type 1 member 3 (The sequence of the model RefSeq protein was modified relative to this genomic sequence to represent the inferred CDS: inserted 11 bases in 7 codons; deleted 2 bases in 2 codons; substituted 1 base at 1 genomic stop codon), with protein sequence MEDISRAPSWQVRTGKRFAKQIFCPSTPRLPISGAPVSLPTCRPCWKLPPAMPGLALLGLVAVLGVRAGAPLCLSRQLSWPGDYVLGGSAPLGSAEDALVPXGLLWALATTMAMEEVNSGSTLIPGLRLGYNFFNTCWEPVVAAKPSLVFMAKAGSCSVAAYCDYMQYQPHVLAVIGPHSFEVALVTSFFLMPHVSYGASTDWLSSRETFPSFLHTVPSDRVQVAAVVELLRELHWSWVAAVGSEDEYSWQGLCLFSGLDDAKGTXIAREGWVPLPRAGSPRLGSVQGLPRRVNQSSVQVVXVFSSARTARTLFSYSIRYRLSPKMWVASEAWLPSNLVMTLPSMDRVGTVLGVPRQGAQMPEFPSYVQTCLALAADPAYCASLDAGQPGLEEHVVGPCCPQCDCITLENVTDGLLHRQNFXAFAAVYGVAQVLHNTLLCDTSGCPVREPMRPWQVRARELCHQCHQGGGTVGAGLGWGGWGGSPPPRPPPGQHPENTHNLSLRFDTSGNVDVNHDRKLWVRWDRTPTLRTVGTFNGSLQLWHSQVRWHTQGNQPVPQCSRQCKEGQVPRVKGFHSCCYDGTDCKAGSYQRNRGEPSESRGRGEAGGSRRPPAPPSPPPALCSKCDQDHRSPDWSTGASPAGPSSWGXASALALALGLVLAALGLFIWRRHSPWFGPRWGATGLLCLGLVCLSVLLFPGWPSPASCLAQPPLHHLLLTSCWSTPFLQAAEIFVGSELQPSWADRLCSRLWGAGWYXFPPEVPTGWQVLPTEALVHCHVHSWVSFGLVNATLAFLCFLGTFPVKSWPGGYNGARGLTSAMLAYFITWVSFVPXFADVHTVSQPAVQVGAILFCVLGILGTSHLPKCYLLLWRPDLNTPEFFLGGGPGDARGRGSXWGRGGDSGRKQATPDPVTSPQ